GTAAACTAATACGTATGTGGGAAATATTTTGAGTGTATGGATATCccaattttgatttgttttatctatattaatattataaatgccaaagtaactctgtctctcttTCTATATGTCTCTTGCTCTGGCACTGTAAATCACTGAACTGAATGGAGAAAGATTCAACTCTAAGGatacatttattacttttttatacttaacaCCTGACGCGTACCCCTAAAACTCTACCGAAGTCACGCGTGAAAACTagcattacataaataaatatgaaagttttactctcatataaatttgtttctaatttaaatactttacttaaaaaaaaaagaaatcatttcaCTTAATTAGAAACCATACACGAGGcatgtaataacataattttgacCAACTGTTTTCGCGAAAAATATGCAAATGTTTTTAGCAAATTATATCACACGAGCCCAAACGCTGATTAACACATTGTTCTTATTTTgcgttaattataaatgtttcttaGCGAGTTCGTTAAACAATATACCCCTTTTCTGTCAATTTTGGTTTGACATTCGCAAGTGAACATTGTCATTAATATATTGACCGACAGTCAAGttcattgtataatatatgaagaatatcttatatataacgCCGCATATCCGTGGTTCCGAGATCGCACCCCAGGTAGGGCCGATAAAGAATTACTTGATTTTTCTACGGAAATTTTCTCACTAGCCAGGCTAGACGTAGGAAGTGGTCTTGCGCCTGAACACTTCGGATCACATCGAATTTTCCTTATAGATAGAGATAGAACAGAAATATTTGCGCCAAATGCTGCCAAATGTGGGTATTTTAATATGTCCTACATAGTTGGCTGGACTGCTTTATATGATATTCCTGACCGACTTTGTCCCTCACGGACATTCTCAAGGGTGACCAGCCAAATACGCAGGACATATCATAGTGCATATCCTTAACATAGGTCCGTACTGACAATCTAATATTTAGATACTATCATtacaaatttgttaaaaataaaacaattgaacacTGATATATATTCCATAATAAGGATAGTATATTGAGATCCATGATTTATAaccactaaaataattaaaaatagaataacttaatttatattagaatTTGGCTCAAGTTTATTATGttgatgatattaataatagacaattatataaaacaattttgaatgatatattaataaacttattattatttttataccaatGGGTATTTATTAATCTAGAATAATCTAGAAACCagacaataaacaaaaaatactaaaacatatttttattgaaagtctccttatttccttatttaattcactttttaccaaaatttctataaatagagaaaaaattaaatcagtTTCATTTATTCTAGCGTGATTATGCGCTAATTATGTCTTCTTACTTTTACTTGCTCATATACATGcagatattgaattaaatttgcataaattaatacttaattattattttcttgttttaaatcagaaaaagtcaaatttaaatatttatataaattaattcaacgaaaactttttaattgttatatattcgCAATTTGCAAATTTTGAAATAACTGAcgaatttttaatctgtatgttAAAATTTCATCTCAGAAATTTAAACCTACTTATTACGATTTCTAAACTGGTCAATAACATACCTGTTGCGGAAATGCGAAGGGAGAGTCGGCCTGTCCTTCCGGACGTTTTCGAGTTTTCACATTCACTCCTTCTTCAgcgaagtaaattaaataaacaaatgtcgtGTAAACAACATCGAAAAAATAATTGTCACTGCACTAAATCcaaaaacactttaaaaaaaaaaaatactaaactgACTTAGAGACTAATAAGTACAGATAAAACACAGCatagtcaatttaaaaatggaatgttaaaaaaaaaataaacgagtcAAAAACGTAGTTAGAAACTCGCGATGGCATCGGCGTGTTTACGCCAAAGAGGTTGGTTATCAACTACAGGTGGAAGGCGAAGCGAACCGGCGAGAGGCTGGGTGTGTTACACAGACATATAGCGCGGATTACGCGgttcgtaatatatatataagcaatTGCAGTGAATATACAATGTAAgctattttctatataataaaaaaacaaaaacccttttttaatttattcaattcaacaactattatatacatataaatcatagttttatttatattacgttaattttacaatataaaagttaataaacaAGCAATAAAAGCATTCATTTGGATAGCATACAATCATACAACTGCATAAGTTGTATTGATATCCTTGTCTTTCATAAATGTTCAGCAAATGCATTTCGCGCGAACCGTTACAATGTTTGTAAGAGGACGCGTGAATGTATGATGTTCTGCACTATTACAACCTTTACGTTCATTAATTTAAGGTCTGAACTAAGTTTTAGAACTCGAGAACTTCGAGAAGGCAGTGTATGATGCGACGCTAATGTCAAAGTAGCCGGTTTTCCGGATGACCCGGAATTGTACACGATGCAGGTGGGtcgcattttaaattaatagaaaatagaattaaaaatataagaaaggaTATTTATACGTTCATTCAAAAATTAAGCCTCAAAAATTTTTCCTTAGCctccttttaataaaaaaaaaaaatgttatttgcttgaattgttttatattgaaattcgtATGATAGTCATGCTTGGTTTTACATACATTTGGAAGATTTCGTTCAATGTGTTCATAATCATCATCTTCAGAGTAGAgagtaaagataatttaaatatggaatagcCCGTGTGACTGGTGACACACTGATCCATTTCTCAGCCAGAGGATCGGAACTGCGATTGAACGAGGAATTGCTCGGCAATTATTTAGccgtatttctttttaattccaatttattcattcattctcATTTTTCCTAAGAATCTTCCGCTATTTATCTCTTTGTGCTAACTTTGATTTGCTGTGCCaaacaatgtaaataataaaatatctgatcCAGCTTCgcgtataaaatttaatttcatatattgaataataattaatagtaaacatACATGTGGACCCCATACcgcttttgttataattaaatgaaactttGCATTTTGTTATTCGTCGACACTATGCAAGTAGTTGCAAATTTGAATGAACGTGCCCTGCATTCACCGTTTACGTCATAAAGGCAATCAATAAGATAAGAAGCAGTTAATTTAATAACCGAAAACattgaatgaaaattataaaaaacaaaatcaaaataaactttattcaagtgggcttttacaagcacttttgaatcgtcatttaacaattaagtgaagctaccaccggttcggaaagtaggttctaccgagaagaaccggcaggaaactcagtagttactctttttcaacatttaaaaaatacaatcgtattagttaaatacaattatatatgtatgtaatgtagaatacattacatacatatataattgtattctggaagtcaacaggtatttattccaagcttttttatcatctacaaaatcttgtgtcgaataatatgccttttttactaacgatttttacaaacgatttgaatataggacacggtaaagttaaaaatgtctgcggaattttattatagaaacggacaccttgccccaagaaagatttattggcTTTCCGGggtcggaaacttggtgttataagcttatccttacttctagtgtatatacaaatgattataactgattttatcaacgtgatcaatgttactgtgaatgtacataatattgttgtaaatatattgcgacgcaacagtgaatattcctactctgttaaaaacatcccgaagagattACTAGCTTACTCTGTAGGTATACAGAAGTAATTACGTTTGCTTTCTTAAGTACTTTTTATGAAggtttcttattaatatatttgacacTGAACTGTAGAGCATTGCTGTAAGAATAAACTCGATTGTCATATAATGTgtaccatatattatatagtagagCATTTTAAACCAACAttatttactgaaataaaagAAGGTCGCCTGAAATAAAGTATTGAAAAGCTTGAATGATAGAATAGAAAatcgttaaattaatttgtaaaataataattaggttcCTCTACCCCTTTTGTAACCAGAACCTCCAGATATTGAAATCGAGATCTGAATAAacgatataaataacattaaaaagttaCAGGGACAACATACATAGCGTATGATTACTATTAtacttatatcaaaatattaaatatattgcttgTTTGATAGacaaataggtataaaaaatcttatcaagttaatttacgattataaaGGGAAAAGtcgagttttattaaaaaaattcatagCCGTTCTTTCTTTCAAACTTCTTCTATTTAAACAGAACCCCTAGGTACAGGTAAGGaattaatagtaacagcctgtaaatttcccacagttgGGTCTcatcttcctttgaggagaaggttaagagTAAATTCTACCAGGCGGCTTCAGTGCGGGTTagtgaattcacatgtggcagaatttcgttgaaattcgacacatgtaGGATTCCTCACTTTTTTCTTCAGTGTTGAGcttgagataaataataaacacatgttaagcacatgaaaattcagaggtgcttgcctgggtttaaactcataatcatcggttaagatgtgaGCGCTCTAATCACTGTGCCATCGCGGTAAAGTATTACGGTCTCATATCATCAGCAGAATCTACAAAATCGGAAGATTTACTTAATGCCAACATTTGGAAGTTGATAATGTTCTCGTGAATCTCAACATTCACGTGCTGGTCTTCACAAATAAGGGGTACCCTTGCCTTGGCATAACAGAATCATCGGCTACGATTCACGTcttgtaaacaatatatatttatatacatttatctaTATTGTTCGATTGtcgattaataattttcaactttcaaaattttaatagacAAATTAGGTAGAGATATTATGGGACATACctgttttattgaaatgtttgatttcatacattataataatgttgaGTAGCGCTGTTTACTAGTAAAAATTTCAGATGTATAAAAATGGAGTAAGAGTCGGCGCAGACGTATTTTTGCGTAGGTATAgaacaacacaacttagatgtagcattggcaaattcaataaaaccgattactgccgatttatacaaccaatagaaatagctcactatcgcgccattcgacgctattcgtcgctatagattctcgcgtcagttcaacccgagaaagcaagtgcatgcaaatcgacgtgtcaaattgacgattaTAATCTTAtggtattacaagttattacgtttgtgtaaagatcattttcacataagaaaaaaacattgataatttgggatagcatacttaattcggatgtgaatattgccgatgctacCATCTATCTATGTTCTGTCGCGTAATTCAAAATTAAGCGATGCGAACCAAAATGTTGTTCGACGACGACGATGTTCATTAAcaagtattattatgtaataaaattattagagcGCCAATATCTTTAATCTACTATCAGATGAAACATTTCCcagaacaattattaaaaaaaaacttcagtaCACACGATATCGACAACCCAAAAGTtttcacacaaaaaaaataccacgacttacaaattattaaggaaaatgaaacacatcaatttaaaaaaaaaaaaagtttaatactGAACCattttacaattgtttatttacagtaTATTATGTCGATTTTTAGCGCAGTATTACTTCTATGAACTGATTCAAATAGAATGCTTCTTTCATGACAATCTTATTATTTTGaacacttaaattaaataaaactaaataaactacaaGATCAGGATTTCCTCCTTACTAAAGAATACACTAAGTTTACCATTTCACATACTTTTGTGTTAGTTTAAAGATCTTCAGAggcaataatttttaattcgtaAATAGATAATCTCTGTTTCCAAATATtcctgttaatttattttattttgtgtatatataattcttCAGTATGTCTGAATGACACTGAACTTCTCCAAAACAGCTGAACTGATGTTAATGAAGGTTTTTTGTTTAAGAGGATGGATGGTTATTTTGGAcccataatatataaaacaactttaaacattaaaaataacttttattaattattttactaataagatCCTTTGATTGTATGAGTTCTTTCAATGCGGTACAAATTGTTCAATCTCCCAATATTtagtaattcaatatttagaaTGTTGTGGTATAGAATGTTCATTAgggatttttttgttttgtttaatatttttgtagaaaataGCAGCACTGATCTGGAATCTAAGTAAACATTATTCTTTTTGAAATTATGGCAACATTTAATACCATTTTAAGTATTTAGTATTctattgaaattgtttattaatactatataacTTGTAAACCAATACAAACAGTCACAATAGcctcatttttaataaatagtatttttttccatttgACTCACAGATGTTTAAGTACAGTATCAACTTTAAGAAgtcacatatttaatattatgtactttttaGCTATTATTTTGGGCTTAAGTATTTTATGAAGATTATTCAGTGTACACATTGTTTTATCCTATATACCAAAATCACCGACGGTAACCGCCGGACCTCCTCAGATCCTATAACTGTGGTTTGATATCTTTATTGAGAATTAATATTGGGTTCTGCATGTCGAGCTGAGACTGTGCAATATCACTGAGAGCACCTTGGATCTTTTCAAGCAGTATCTCGCCTTGGCGTACCACctgtaaatttaaatgaaagatAAATAATTGTTCAATGTCTGATTTCACTTAGTCAATGGGACATAAGtttcaattacatataaatattattggaagaattaactttttgtttatatttatacttggtATCAAGATTTAACAAGttactttaaaacttataataattaataatttaatagaaactTACTTCTTCTAATTGCTCAGCAGCCTCCTTATTTTCAGCTTCTAAGCGCCTTAAGCTTTGTACTTGAAGTTCTGTAGAACTTTCTTCACTGGGCAGGGATTCAATAAGTGTATCAATGTCCTTAGCACAGCGGGAAATTAGTGTTGCAAATAACATAGCATAGTCCTCTTGGTTCTGTTGCTGTTGTGGGGTTTGGGAGCCACTGCGATCGAAACCAGGAAACTTGCTTGGTGTAGAAAATTGTTGCAATATACCGATACTATTGCAGAAATGCTCGGcttgctaaaaatatttgtatgattattttagataaggttttaatttcaatttttttttaatttgtgacaGGTTATGTTttcattatgttttaatttttatattctaaatttgtGTTATGActgtaatgttaattttatggattattttgtaattatagtttTGTGTTTACCTGATTAATGGTATCTTGTAACTGTGTCAGTCGATCCGCCATTCTGTTGTGGATGAAGTGTTTGTTtaggaattaaaattattataaataaataaattaatctaaatgTTTAACTTTGGTCCATATATCCAAATgtaaattgtaatcaaaatcAATGATGCGTGACTGCCAATGACACTGATGTCAAATCACTGTTTGAAGTGTCACACTGTCAGGCGACTCAGACGTCATTGTGATAGCgaacggattttttttttaggcAAAGGTCTATTTTGTAAGTTTATAACATAGaacattgttaattaaaagATCTTTGGTACATAAATTCAGTTTACTtgtttaaatagatatttatgtttatttggaTGTTATTTGaggtagaatatttaattaatacctgTTACCCAATACGAATGAGTTTGTTGCTTCCAATTATTGAAGTGTACAATATATATGGATCTTGTAACTATAAGCTGccattattaatatagtaatcgTATTTATCGCGTATCGTTTATTGTTAGAGTGGACAGCTTATAAAGGACTGACTCTGATGTCCTAGGTTAAAACCCAGGCTACCAATAATTTTCTTTCATAGCTTAATATCAAAGTATCCTCGGTGAAGTGAGTAAATAGAGTCAAGGATCTTGAAGTGGACGGTGTTTGCGCTCCCTTGTCTGGGAATGCACATAAAGTCTTGCGCTTACTTCTGGACGTATCGCATTTGCCATACAAACGAATTATAAGCCCAAAAAATAGAGTGGTTTTGTGATTACGCGTGTACTTTGTGCACCACACATACAACTAATCAATTAGTAAACACAATATGACTGAAAAAAACTCAGGATACTTTTTTATggataaaacttttttattactttatcgaaaatattcacaaattcGGTTTTGACTAAAAGTATTTCTTTTGATGTAGTCCATAATGTTGTATCCACCCGGAACCAAGGCTTAACAGATCTATCAGCTTATTTTTATAACGGCAATATCGATATTACGTCCTATTACTAAATTCAGAATTTCCTGCAAGTGTATAAAGAATACACGATTTTGAGGGACACATTTTACACGCAAATTTCcctttaattaaacaataattatgtatctttatttataccTCTACACTGCATAGTTCGCGGAAAATGTAAACCTTTCGACCTACTGAACTCTGGCATAAATAGGTACTTAACTTACTCGGGACGGAGAACAAGGTCGAATACCAAAgaatttacaaatttgaatgaaatttttttttaacgcatATTACCATcccaaaattttaataaaatttatcgacATCGAATTACTGCggcaaaacataaataaattaaagtaactaaaacaaattcaacttcacttttattcaaataagcaTGGATACATAGGTTTATTCTTGGCCAAAGACGTATATCACAATAATTgtcaattttatacaaatgaaggatttaatataataataataacaattgaaaTTAATGACTAGATTGATATGGCGTAGCgattaaacaaatacatttaaattatgaataatatcacAAGTACCTATTCGGTATAAATATAACAGCTTACAAAATGGAGTGGTACACATAATTAACTTCAAAggaatattaacatattttaataggaAGTTaccagttatttttaatttgtaaatataacatacaatgaTGGTGTATTTAAGTCGTCTTCAATTTGCAATGatacactaaaaataatttagaaagaCTTGAGATACATTAAACAgtatttcttttctttattacaGCTTCGACGGGATATCCTAGAGGGGACCatgcatataattaaaaagtatacatatacgtataataaaatgagaTTAATATTCACTGATGATGTGATGCTACAAAAATATGACTACAGAATACAGGTTAAAACTGCCTAATAATGGCAAGATACATACTGGAaatttatcagttttttttataaattaataattagttatatCTGTGCAAATACTATACAAAGTTATCACTTTGGTTATTGAGTATCTATGACAATGTGTGATGCATTTAACTTATCACTAGTCGCTAGTGCTTGCAGCAATGATAAACCTcacttttatatcaaatttaatgtcTAGACTtagttattttctattatttaccACCTAAAGACTAActtctatataaaaaacaaatgactagAAGCAATTGCAGGATGTAAAATGATATTTCTAATAGGTCTTATGTGTCAATACAAACAGCTTAATATTCTTTCTTATaactaataatacttttaagacTAGAATTTATACCTAAATAGGAAGAATACAAAgacaataagtatataaataacattgtgaTAAAATTACATATGAAATAGATTTGCAATTACatcaacaaattaatatttaaagcttaTAAGGAGCACAACACAAGAGATATAGAGGCAAATACACACAACACAAGACTTTGGACAGTCTTAATTATTAAGTGCAATACTTCAAAACATGAAGTATAACACATCTATATTgtcaattattaatgaaatatgaactcatactatatatatgtatatgagtctgatatatttatatgtgaattAATAAAGTGAGTGCTGATTATGTTttctcaataatatataaagaatcaAATTTATCGGCTATGTTATATTACaagatttaaaatgataattaataatagttaacaAAGGTTTCTAAAATCAATCAAAGATTAGAAACACATGCATGACCAAAGAGAAGATATGGCCATATCTGTGTGACCAAGAAAATAAAGGAAATTTGAAAATACTTGGTCCCACAGGAGTGGTTATGCTTTACAGAGAACCCTTACAGTAACACATGCTTCTCTTGGACATACAAGAGTATTTGATTTCCTTACTTCAGTTATAAAGTGAACATTATATAGGTTTAGAAAATGTTGCatttacatagaaaaaaatattatttttaattactgtgCCAATACTCCTAACTTACTCCTCAATTGTGAATCAGCAGGCAATGCCAGAGCCCATTTTCGTAAACCTACAAGCATCACCGAACTCAAGACTAATACTGCTCCAAAAACGGAAAACTTGCTtggtatttcattaaaaaacataaccTGCCATAGGAATGCAAAAACAATATCTGCAGAACGAGCTATAGCAACCGGTCCCGCCTGTTCCATTTGTAAAGACATTGTTAACAAAATTTGACCCAAATAACT
The Vanessa cardui chromosome 10, ilVanCard2.1, whole genome shotgun sequence genome window above contains:
- the LOC124533207 gene encoding mediator of RNA polymerase II transcription subunit 21; this encodes MADRLTQLQDTINQQAEHFCNSIGILQQFSTPSKFPGFDRSGSQTPQQQQNQEDYAMLFATLISRCAKDIDTLIESLPSEESSTELQVQSLRRLEAENKEAAEQLEEVVRQGEILLEKIQGALSDIAQSQLDMQNPILILNKDIKPQL